In Brevundimonas subvibrioides, a genomic segment contains:
- a CDS encoding phytoene desaturase family protein — MSERDVDVVILGGGHNGLVCAFYLARAGLKVTVLERRSVVGGAAVTEEFHPGFRNSTASYTVSLLNPKVAADMNLARHGLHIVDRRMSNFLPLEDGRHLAAGQGRTQAEVAKFSSRDAERLPAYEARLERVAEVLRALVLETPPNLPEGGWREALPEMLKAGRLARRLGGLDLTARRDVLDLFAKSAGDWLDGWFESDPIKALFGFDSVVGHYASPYTPGSAYVLLHHVFGEVNGVKGAWGHAIGGMGAITQAMAAACIEQGVDIRLDAPVAKVLTMRGRAVGAVTEGGQIVGARAVVSNLHPRLLFDRLVDPAIVPVDFRERMAGYRSGSGTFRMNVALSELPRFSARPEPGDHHTAGIILAPGLDYMDRAHAQARLDGWSARPIIEMLIPSTLDATLAPRGAHVASLFCQHVAPQLSDGRSWNDHRETVADLMIDTVDEWAPGFKASVLGRMALTPLDLERRFGLVGGDIFHGRLTLDQLFSARPILGHADHRMPLPGLYLCGSGAHPGGGVTGAPGHNAAREILKDFKRRRRPGP, encoded by the coding sequence ATGAGCGAGCGCGACGTGGATGTCGTCATACTGGGCGGTGGGCACAACGGGCTGGTCTGTGCCTTCTATCTGGCCCGGGCCGGGTTGAAGGTCACAGTGCTGGAGCGGCGGAGCGTGGTCGGCGGCGCTGCGGTAACCGAGGAATTCCATCCCGGATTTCGCAACTCGACCGCCAGCTACACCGTCAGTCTGCTGAATCCCAAGGTCGCCGCCGACATGAATCTGGCGCGTCATGGTCTTCACATCGTCGACCGGCGGATGTCGAACTTCCTGCCTCTGGAAGACGGACGGCATCTGGCGGCGGGGCAAGGCCGGACCCAGGCCGAGGTGGCAAAGTTCTCAAGCCGGGATGCCGAGCGTTTGCCGGCCTATGAGGCTCGGCTGGAGCGGGTGGCCGAGGTGCTGCGCGCGCTGGTTCTGGAGACGCCGCCCAACCTGCCGGAAGGCGGCTGGCGGGAGGCCCTGCCCGAAATGCTGAAGGCCGGTCGTCTGGCGCGTCGGCTGGGCGGGCTGGACCTGACGGCCAGACGGGACGTCCTCGACCTGTTCGCCAAATCGGCGGGTGACTGGCTGGACGGCTGGTTCGAGAGCGATCCGATCAAGGCCCTGTTCGGTTTCGACAGCGTGGTCGGACACTATGCCAGCCCTTACACGCCGGGCTCGGCCTATGTGCTGCTGCATCACGTCTTCGGCGAGGTGAACGGGGTAAAGGGCGCGTGGGGTCATGCGATCGGAGGCATGGGAGCCATCACCCAGGCCATGGCCGCAGCCTGTATCGAACAGGGGGTCGATATCCGGCTCGACGCCCCCGTGGCGAAGGTGCTGACGATGCGTGGCCGGGCGGTCGGCGCGGTGACCGAGGGCGGACAGATCGTCGGGGCGCGCGCGGTCGTGTCGAACCTGCATCCGCGCCTGTTGTTCGATCGCCTTGTGGATCCGGCGATCGTGCCGGTCGATTTTCGGGAACGGATGGCGGGCTACCGTTCCGGTTCAGGCACATTCCGGATGAATGTCGCCCTGTCGGAGCTGCCGCGATTTTCCGCTCGTCCCGAACCCGGCGATCACCACACGGCCGGGATCATTCTGGCACCCGGCCTCGACTATATGGATCGGGCGCATGCCCAGGCCCGGCTGGACGGCTGGTCGGCCCGACCGATCATCGAAATGCTGATCCCCTCGACGCTGGACGCCACCCTGGCACCGCGAGGGGCACACGTCGCCAGCCTGTTCTGCCAACACGTGGCTCCGCAGCTATCCGACGGACGGTCGTGGAACGATCACCGCGAAACCGTCGCCGACCTGATGATCGATACGGTCGACGAATGGGCCCCGGGGTTCAAGGCCTCGGTCCTGGGGCGGATGGCCCTGACACCTCTGGACCTGGAACGGCGCTTCGGTCTGGTGGGCGGAGACATCTTTCACGGGCGGCTGACGCTGGACCAGTTGTTCAGCGCCCGGCCGATCCTTGGCCATGCCGATCACCGCATGCCGTTGCCCGGATTGTATCTTTGCGGCTCCGGTGCCCATCCGGGTGGTGGCGTGACGGGGGCACCGGGCCATAATGCGGCACGCGAAATCCTGAAGGACTTCAAACGGCGGCGACGCCCAGGGCCTTGA